From one Molothrus aeneus isolate 106 chromosome 19, BPBGC_Maene_1.0, whole genome shotgun sequence genomic stretch:
- the TRIM32 gene encoding E3 ubiquitin-protein ligase TRIM32, with translation MAAAPYLNSDALREVLECPICMESFTEEHLRPKLLHCGHTICKQCLEKLLANSINGIRCPFCSKITRITSLAQLTDNLTVLKIIDTAGLGEVVGLLMCKVCGRRLPRHFCKSCSLVLCEPCKEASHVPPGHRVMAIKEAAEERRREFGTRLARLRELMGDLQKRKAALEDVSRDLQSRYKAVLQEYSKEERKIQEELARSRKFFTTSLTEVEKINNQVMEEQAYLLNLAEVQIMSRCDYFLAKIKQGDIALLEEAGDEEEPELTNTLPRELTLQEVELLKVSHVGPLQIGQVVKKPRTVNVEESLMENAASSFVPFREPDLVQEEPSCTPHSSPAKPRMPEAATSIQQCSFIKKMGSKGSLPGMFNLPVSLHVTSQGEVLVADRGNFRIQVFTRKGFLKEIRRSPSGIDSFVLSFLGADLPNLTPLSVTMNCHGLIGVTDSYDNSVKVYTMDGHCVACHRSQLSKPWGIAALPSGQFVVTDVEGGKLWCFTVDRGVGVVKYSCLCSAVRPKFVTCDAEGTIYFTQGLGLNLENRQYEHHLEGGFSIGSVGPDGQLGRQISHFFSENEDFRCIAGMCVDSRGDLIVADSSRKEILHFPKGGGYNILIREGLTCPVGIAVTPKGQLLVLDCWDHCIKIYSYHQRRYSTP, from the coding sequence ATGGCTGCCGCCCCTTATCTCAACTCGGACGCGCTGCGAGAGGTCCTGGAGTGCCCCATCTGCATGGAGTCCTTCACCGAGGAGCACCTGAGGCCCAAACTGCTGCACTGTGGGCACACCATCTGCAAGCAGTGCCTGGAGAAGCTCCTGGCAAACAGCATCAACGGGATCCGGTGCCCCTTCTGCAGCAAGATCACGCGGATCACCAGCTTGGCTCAGCTCACCGACAACCTCACGGTGCTGAAGATCATTGACACGGCCGGCCTGGGGGAAGTGGTGGGACTCCTCATGTGCAAGGTCTGCGGAAGGAGGCTGCCAAGACACTTTTGCAAGAGCTGTAGCTTGGTTTTGTGTGAGCCGTGCAAGGAGGCTTCGCACGTGCCCCCAGGACACAGAGTCATGGCTATCAAAGAGGCTGCTGAGGAGCGTAGGAGGGAATTTGGAACAAGGCTTGCCAGGCTTCGGGAGCTCATGGGTGatctgcagaaaaggaaagctGCTCTGGAGGATGTTTCAAGAGACCTGCAATCCAGATACAAAGCGGTTCTGCAGGAGTACAGCAAAGAGGAGCGCAAGATCCAGGAAGAACTGGCCAGGTCACGCAAGTTTTTCACCACCTCTTTGACTGAAGTGGAGAAGATAAATAACCAGGTGATGGAAGAGCAGGCTTACCTGCTGAATTTAGCAGAAGTGCAGATAATGTCTCGCTGTGACTATTTCCTTGCCAAAATAAAGCAGGGGGATATAGCTCTCCTGGAGGAGGCAGGGGATGAGGAAGAGCCAGAACTGACAAACACTCTCCCGAGGGAGCTGACTCTCCAAGAGGTGGAACTCCTTAAGGTGAGCCACGTGGGACCACTGCAGATCGGGCAGGTGGTGAAGAAACCCCGCACCGTTAACGTGGAGGAATCCCTCATGGAAAATGCAGCATCCTCCTTTGTACCATTTAGGGAGCCTGACCTGGTGCAGGAGGAGCCCAGCTGCACCCCCCATTCCTCACCGGCCAAGCCAAGGATGCCTGAAGCAGCCACCAGCATCCAGCAGTGTTCCTTCATCAAGAAGATGGGCTCCAAGGGCAGCCTGCCAGGGATGTTCAACCTCCCTGTGAGCCTGCACGTCACCAGCCAAGGCGAGGTGCTCGTGGCAGACCGGGGCAACTTCCGAATCCAGGTTTTTACCCGCAAGGGCTTCCTGAAGGAGATCCGCCGGAGCCCCAGCGGCATCGACAGCTTCGTGCTGAGTTTCCTTGGAGCAGACTTGCCCAACTTGACCCCTCTTTCCGTCACCATGAACTGCCACGGGCTGATTGGCGTGACAGACAGCTACGACAACTCTGTCAAGGTGTACACCATGGACGGCCACTGCGTGGCGTGTCACCGCAGCCAGCTGAGCAAGCCCTGGGGCATCGCCGCGCTGCCCTCGGGCCAGTTCGTGGTCACCGACGTGGAAGGGGGCAAGCTCTGGTGCTTCACCGTGGACCGTGGCGTGGGGGTGGTAAAGTACAGCTGCCTGTGCAGTGCTGTGCGCCCCAAGTTTGTCACCTGCGACGCTGAAGGGACCATTTACTTCACTCAGGGGCTGGGGCTCAACCTGGAGAACCGGCAGTACGAGCACCACTTGGAAGGAGGCTTCTCCATCGGCTCCGTCGGCCCGGATGGGCAGCTGGGACGCCAGATCAGCCATTTCTTCTCTGAGAATGAGGATTTCAGGTGCATTGCCGGGATGTGCGTTGATTCCAGGGGAGACCTGATCGTGGCTGACAGCAGTCGTAAGGAAATCCTGCATTTTCCTAAAGGAGGCGGCTACAACATCCTGATCCGGGAGGGACTCACCTGCCCCGTGGGTATTGCTGTTACTCCCAaagggcagctgctggtgctggacTGTTGGGATCATTGCATTAAGATCTACAGTTACCACCAGAGAAGATACTCCACCCCTTAA